One segment of Kwoniella pini CBS 10737 chromosome 9, complete sequence DNA contains the following:
- a CDS encoding uracil-DNA glycosylase — MPPQAKSISSYFKPTNVAATANGAVTSTLSTPEKQKKSTLSEAAKRAIVEGAAAAKEESETTGEPSAKKQKIDSRPAGSIQLEVADIFSRPTTSPSKLPIVRSKSREELKARIAEKPEWISKLSLEVDTMGEDWLLALQDEFTKSYFLNLKEFVTNEQKTKKVFPPAEDIYSWSRFCPLKDVRVVIIGQDPYHDDGQAHGLAFSVRKGVRIPPSLRNMYKEMHDEIPEFIIPKHGDLTEWAKHGVLLLNTSLTVRAHEAGSHANKGWDQFTAAVLKVVTSRLSPGPSIASTTTSEKVPGGKGVVFMAWGAHAAKMCAGVDNKTHLILKSAHPSPLSASRGFLGNNHFKKANEWLQVKYGPEGGIDWKALGAGEDGLSSDQKISF; from the exons ATGCCTCCTCAAGCAAAATCGATTTCATCTTACTTCAAACCGACAAACGTTGCTGCTACAGCTAACGGAGCTGTAACCTCTACTTTGTCAACACcggaaaaacaaaagaaaagtaCATTAAGTGAAGCAGCCAAAAGAGCTATAGTGGAAGGAGCAGCAGCTGCTAAGGAAGAATCTGAAACAACGGGAGAACCATCTGcgaaaaagcaaaaaatAGATAGTAGACCTGCAGGTA GTATTCAATTAGAAGTAGCAGATATCTTTTCAAGACCAACTACTTCTCCATCAAAATTACCTATTGTTAGATCAAAAAGTCGAGAAGAACTAAAAGCTCGAATAGCTGAAAAACCAGAATGGATAAGTAAATTGAGTTTAGAAGTGGATACTATGGGTGAAGATTGGTTATTGGCTttacaagatgaattcaCAAAATCTTATTTCCTCAAT TTGAAGGAATTTGTAACGAATGAGCAAAAGACAAAGAAAGTTTTCCCGCCTG CCGAGGATATCTATTCGTGGTCCCGATTTTGCCCTTTGAAAGATGTTAGAGTGGTTATAATAG GACAAGATCCGTACCAC GACGATGGACAAGCGCAC GGTTTAGCATTCTCGGTAAGAAAAGGAGTTCGGATTCCACCATCGCTTAGAAATATGTACAAAGAAATGCACGATGAAATACCTGAATTCATTATTCCCAAACATGG CGATCTTACAGAATGGGCTAAACATGGTGTATTACTTTTGAATACTTCTTTGACTGTACGAGCTCatgaa GCTGGTTCACACGCCAATAAAGGATGGGATCAATTTACAGCTGCAGTCTTGAAAGTAGTTACTTCAAGACTTTCACCTGGACCTTCAATCGCTTCTACAACAACGAGTGAAAAAGTACCAGGTGGAAAAGGAGTTGTATTTATGGCTTGGGGTGCACATGCAGCAAAAATGTGTGCAGGTGTAGATAAT AAAACTCATCTTATTTTAAAATCTGCTCatccttcacctttatctgCAAGTAGAGGATTTTTAGGTaataatcatttcaaaaaagCAAATGAATGGTTACAAGTTAAATATGGTCCAGAAGGAGGTATAGATTGGAAAGCTCTTGGagcaggtgaagatggtttGTCGAGTGATCAAAAAATTAGTTTCTGA
- a CDS encoding pre-mRNA-splicing factor SLT11 — MPAKHDINKIGVESSDFPILCETCLGPNPYVRMSKQEFGNECKICNRPFTVFRWNPGAGARYKKTEVCNTCAKIKGVCQTCLLDLEYGLPVQVRDAALGRKAQAPTSDINKQYYIQNLEAQMADSPDGQTFDSEVANRAGREMLKGLARSDPFYKRNRPHICSFFVKGDCKRGGECPFRHEIPKEGELSKQNMVDRYYGKNDPVAKKMLRESAESKGMKAPDDKSITTLLFLGLPQTTESEVRAALVAYCPFVKPIEIKSITIVEASHCAFINFKLRSLAERVAEALSAQGGIEVGGKKAKVVWGRSRPQKGKPATTAITDSSEASGSGTVAITSESA; from the exons ATGCCAGCCAAACACGACATCAAT AAAATAGGAGTGGAAAGTTCAGATTTCCCAATATT GTGCGAAACAT GTCTGGGGCCAAATCCATATGTGCGGATG TCGAAGCAAGAATTCGGAAACGAATGTAAGATTTGTAATCGACCATTCACAGTTTTCAGGTGGAATCCAGGAGCTGGAGCCAGATATAAAAAGACTGAGGTTTGTAACACTTGCGCCAAAATAAAGGGTGTATGTCAGACTTGTCTACTGGACCT TGAATATGGATTACCTGTACAAGTTCGAGATGCAGCTTTAGGACGAAAAGCTCAAGCACCAACATCAGATATCAATAAGC AATACTACATACAGAATTTAGAAGCTCAAATGGCAGATTCACCTGATGGCCAAACTTTCGATTCTGAAGTAGCCAATCGAGCAGGAAGAGAAATGTTGAAAGGTCTTGCAAGGTCTGATCCATTCTATAAACGAAATAGACCTCATATATGTAGTTTCTTCGTTAAAGGTGATTGTAAGCGTGGCGGAGAATGTCCTTTCAG GCATGAAATACcgaaagaaggagaattgTCTAAACAAAATATGGTGGATAGGTATTATGGAAAAAATGATCCAGTAGCTAAAAAAATGTTGAGAGAATCAGCTGAGAGTAAAGGAATGAAAGCGCCTGATGACAAATCCATC ACAACATTATTATTCCTTGGTTTACCTCAAACTACCGAATCAGAAGTGAGAGCTGCATTAGTAGCTTATTGTCCATTCGTAAAAcctattgaaattaaatcaataacgATTGTTGAAGCTTCTC ATTGCGCATTcataaattttaaattacGTTCACTTGCTGAAAGAGTTGCAGAAGCTTTATCTGCTCAAGGTGGAATAGAAGTTGGTGGGAAAAAGGCTAAAGTAGTTTGGGGTAGATCTAGGCCACAAAAAGGCAAACCAGCTACTACAGCTATAACGGATAGTAGTGAAGCTTCTGGCAGTGGGACAGTTGCTATAACTAGTGAAAGCGCTTAA
- a CDS encoding protein SYM1, which translates to MAGLLGAYSTFLSRRPLIGGMASSAVLFATGDVVAQQLIEKKGSKHDFVRTARIVVWGGGIFAPAVTVWFRALERLPIKSKWPATFARVGLDQFVFAPFVLTGFFHAMTLMEGKTLADARAKWQEAFVPTLKANWMLFVPFQTLNMFIPFQYRLLAINAVNIPWNAFLSLQNAKPKQVEKAEKDLEA; encoded by the exons ATGGCTGGATTATTAGGTGCTTATTCCACTTTCTTGAGTCGAAGACCTTTGATAGGAGGTATGGCTTCTTCAGCT GTCCTCTTCGCTACTGGTGATG TCGTAGCTCAGCAATTGATAGAAAAGAAGGGATCCAAGCATGATTTCGTCAGGACTGC CCGAATCGTAGTTTGGGGAGGAGGTATTTTTGCCCCCGCAGTAACAGTATGGTTTAGAGCATTGGAAAGATTACCTATCAAATCTAAATGGCCCGCTACTTTCGCTAGAGTAGGATTAGATCAATTTGTCTTTGCTCCTTTCGTTTTGACTG GCTTCTTCCACGCTATGACCCTTATGGAAGGCAAAACTCTTGCTGACGCCAGAGCTAAATGGCAAGAG GCTTTCGTACCTACTTTGAAAGCGAATTGGATGTT ATTTGTCCCTTTCCAAACTCTTAACATG TTTATCCCCTTCCAATACCGACTTTTAGCTATTAACGCTGTAAACATTCCATGGAACGCTTTCTTATCTTTACAGAACGCTAAACCTAAACAAGTTGAGAAAGCTGAGAAGGACTTAGAAGCTTAG